The stretch of DNA ATTTAAAAGATTTTTATTTTACCTTTATAGAGTTACCTAAATTTACAAAAACTAAAATAGAAGAGCTGGGTAGCATAATCGAAAAATGGTGCTTTTTTTTCAAATATGCCAGCAAAACAAGTGAAGCGGATCTAGAAAAGTTAATCGGTAGCGATCTTGTCATTAAGACTGCTTATGAAGCCCTAAATCAGTTTAATTGGAGTGAGACTGAGCTAATAGCTTACGAGCAGGAGCTCAAAAGAGTTAGGGATAATATAGCGGCGCTTGAGTATCAGATAGATCAAGCAGAAGCCAGAGGAGAAGCCAGGGGTAAAGAAGAAATTGCCAAAAAAATGCTCTCTCAAAACTGGCTTGCATCTGATATTTCTGCTATTACGGGTTTATCTTCCGAAACAATTGCTAAACTTAGTCGTTCTTAAAGCAACTGCTCCGAAATCGATGACAAGAATCATAAACCGTACTTCTTCAGATCTTTTATGACGTCTTTCCTATTTTTAATAAATGCCTCGGGAGACTGCTCAGCTATTACAAGAACAGCATACCCCGGGCTTGAAGGAAATCTGCGCCCTTCTTCCCAACTCCTGTAGGTTTCATATCCTACCATTATAAAGTTGCTAAAAGCCACTTGGGTTAGATTAAAAGATTTTCTAATAGCTTTTATTCTATCCGGAGTCATCTCAGCTTTCTTTACTGCATACTCAAGTAAATATTTAACCGGGCTCATATTATATTATATAACTAACAAATATTATTTATAGTATATTGGTACATTGTACCAATATACTATAAAAAATCAAGTAGTTTATTACACTAGCTTACCTCCTAATGATAATGCTTTTCTCTTTAGCAAGCACATTTATTTTTTAGATAATTTGAACTCTTGGCCTAGCTTTATATCTTATTGTTTATTAAGTTGAGGTTGTTTTATGTTTTGTGA from Candidatus Trichorickettsia mobilis encodes:
- a CDS encoding PD-(D/E)XK nuclease family transposase — its product is LKDFYFTFIELPKFTKTKIEELGSIIEKWCFFFKYASKTSEADLEKLIGSDLVIKTAYEALNQFNWSETELIAYEQELKRVRDNIAALEYQIDQAEARGEARGKEEIAKKMLSQNWLASDISAITGLSSETIAKLSRS